TTCCCCGCATCCATCATCAAAACAGGCCGCCACTATAAAGGGCAACCCCATTGAGTTGCCCTTCTTAAATCCATCAGCAGCGATCGCTCCTACGCACGCGTTTGACTCAGCGCCTCAGCATGGGGTCGCACCTTCGCCAAGATCTGATCGGCGATTTGCGACGCGGTAATGCCCAGATCGGTCTTAGACTCATCCGGCTTCGCATGATCCACCAATACATCGGGAACCCCAATGCGGGTGATCGGCACCGTCACATCATGATCCAGCAACGCTTCAGCCACAGCGGAGCCAAAACCACCCATGGTGCAACCTTCCTCCAAGGTCACCACCCGGCCAGTCTTTTGGGCTAGGGGCACAATGAGCTCGGTATCCAAGGGTTTCACAAAGCGGGCATTCACCACAGTGGCTTCCACACCATGCTCGCTGAGAATTTCCGCCGCCTGCATGGCCGTTTGCACCATCGAACCATAGCCCAGCATCAGCAGATCATCGCCCTGACGCAGCACCTCGCCTTTACCAATGGGCAACGGTTCCCAACCTTCTTCCATCAGCGGCACCCCCAGCCCATTACCTCGGGGATAGCGCATAGCGATCGGGCCATCGGTGTAGTTCACCCCAGTCACCACCATCCGCTGCAGTTCTGCTTCATCCTTAGGAGCCATCAACACCATGTTGGGAATGCAGCGCAAATAGGCAATGTCATACAATCCTTGATGGGTGGGGCCATCTGCCCCCACAATGCCAGCTCGGTCGAGACAGAAAAACACCGGCAGATTCTGAATACAAACGTCGTGGATAATCTGGTCGAAGGCGCGCTGTAAGAAGGTTGAATAAATCGCCACCACCGGGCGCATGCCTTCACAGGCCATCCCCGCCGATAGGGTCACCGCGTGCTGTTCGGCAATGCCCACGTCGATGTACTGATTTGGCAGCTTGGCCTGGAGCTTGTCGAGCCCAGTACCTGTGGCCATAGCAGCAGTGATGCCGATGATCTTGGGATTATTTTCCGCAAGCTTCACCAGCGTATGGGCAAACACC
Above is a window of Candidatus Obscuribacterales bacterium DNA encoding:
- the dxs gene encoding 1-deoxy-D-xylulose-5-phosphate synthase, with protein sequence HLPFVGDSLSPEIHRIKEGMKRLAVPKVGAVFEELGFTYMGPVDGHNLEELITSFRQAHQHPGPVLVHVATVKGKGYAIAEEDQVGYHAQSPFNLTTGKAIPASKPKPPSYSKVFAHTLVKLAENNPKIIGITAAMATGTGLDKLQAKLPNQYIDVGIAEQHAVTLSAGMACEGMRPVVAIYSTFLQRAFDQIIHDVCIQNLPVFFCLDRAGIVGADGPTHQGLYDIAYLRCIPNMVLMAPKDEAELQRMVVTGVNYTDGPIAMRYPRGNGLGVPLMEEGWEPLPIGKGEVLRQGDDLLMLGYGSMVQTAMQAAEILSEHGVEATVVNARFVKPLDTELIVPLAQKTGRVVTLEEGCTMGGFGSAVAEALLDHDVTVPITRIGVPDVLVDHAKPDESKTDLGITASQIADQILAKVRPHAEALSQTRA